A single window of Cherax quadricarinatus isolate ZL_2023a chromosome 10, ASM3850222v1, whole genome shotgun sequence DNA harbors:
- the LOC128687895 gene encoding aldo-keto reductase family 1 member B1, with protein MVTRLAALLSHFSGILRYSTMAVQVPSVTLNNGKKIPIFGLGTWKSKPGEVTQAVKDAINCGYRHFDCALVYGNEPEVGAAIKAKIDDGTVKREDLFITSKLWNTFHSKKLVIPSLKESLTNLGLDYLDLYLIHWPMGYKEGGEKFPQDASGKVLYSDVDYVDSWLELEKAVSLGLVKSIGLSNFNKDQIERILEHGKIVPVTNQVECHPYLNQKKLIEYSLSKNIHITAYSPLGSPDRPWAKPGDPLLLEDPKIVAIAQKYNKTPAQILIRYQIQRNVIVIPKSVTKSNIESNIQVFDFNITDEGMKILDSFDCNGRFLHLNAVKDHKYWPFNTEF; from the exons atgGTCACACGTCTTGCAGCTCTATTGTCACATTTCTCCGGCATTCTCCGCTATTCTACAATGGCAGTTCAAGTTCCATCAGTTACACTTAACAACGGCAAGAAGATACCCATTTTTGGCCTTGGCACTTGGAAG TCAAAGCCTGGAGAAGTAACACAAGCTGTCAAGGATGCCATTAATTGTGGGTATCGCCATTTTGACTGTGCACTCGTTTATGGTAATGAGCCAGAAGTTGGTGCTGCTATTAAGGCCAAAATTGATGATGGAACTGTAAAGCGTGAAGATCTCTTCATTACTAGTAAG TTGTGGAACACCTTCCATAGCAAGAAGTTAGTGATCCCTTCTTTGAAGGAGTCTTTGACCAACTTGGGACTTGATTACTTGGACTTGTACCTCATCCACTGGCCCATGGGCTATAAA GAAGGAGGAGAAAAGTTCCCACAAGATGCCAGTGGAAaagtactgtacagtgatgttGACTATGTTGACAGTTGGCTTGAATTGGAAAAGGCTGTTTCTTTGGGTCTTGTCAAGTCCATTGGTTTATCCAACTTTAACAAGGATCAGATAGAACGTATCCTTGAGCATGGCAAGATTGTTCCAGTAACCAACCAG gTTGAGTGTCATCCTTACTTGAACCAGAAGAAATTGATTGAGTACTCCTTGTCAAAAAATATACATATCACTGCTTACAGTCCTCTAGGATCTCCTGACAG GCCATGGGCAAAGCCTGGTGATCCACTGCTATTGGAAGATCCTAAGATTGTAGCCATAGCTCAAAAATACAACAAAACACCTGCCCAGATTCTCATCCGCTATCAG ATCCAACGCAATGTCATTGTCATCCCCAAATCTGTTACCAAGTCTAACATAGAATCTAACATCCAG GTGTTTGACTTCAACATAACTGATGAAGGCATGAAAATCCTCGATAGTTTTGATTGCAATGGTCGTTTTCTCCACCTCAATGC